From the genome of Hydrogenobacter hydrogenophilus:
CAAGCTTGCCATAATAGGGTGCTACTGGCCACCTTCCTTTGTCATAGTGGACGGTCAGACCCTTGAGCCCCTTAAGATAGTTGCTACAAGCGCCTACACTTACGATACCAACGAATTCCTTAGGGAGGCAAGAGTTGCGTCCATAGTAGCGTCCCACCACGACCCCGAATGGGTAGTAAATGTAAAGGAAGCCGGTCAGGTATGGCTCGTAGATTACTCTAACATACACGCACTCAAGATCACTATGATAGAGGCGGAAAGATTCTTACACGACGGTGGATGGGACAGCAGTAAGAGGTACTTCCTTGTTGCTGCTAACTTCAGGGATACCATCTCAGTAGTGGACACTAAGGAGAAAAAGCTCGTTAAAAACATAAAGGTAGGTACAAGACCTCATCCAGGCAGAGGGGCTAACATAGACCATCCTAAGTACGGACCCATATGGTGCACGGGACACCTGGGGGATAACACCATACAGTGCATAGGCACAGACCCCGTAAAGCATCCTCAGTATGCGTGGAAAGTAGTTGCAAAAGTAGAGATGCCAGGAGAAGGTGGTGGAAACCTCTTCATCAAAACCCATCCCAAGTCTTCTAACCTCTGGGCTGACAGAGCTTTGAACAATGATCCCAAACTGCAACGGTCTCTGTTTGTCTTTGACAAGAACACGCTACAGCTCAAAAAGGTCATAGAAATACCACCTGAGTTTGTGGGTAGAGCTGTCCACCTTGAATACAACAAGAACGGAGATGAAGTGTGGGTTGCGGTTTGGGGCAAGAAGAACGAACCTCAAAAGCAGGCGATACTGGTTTATGACGACAAGACCTTACGACTCAAGAAAGTCATAACCGGTGATTGGGTTGCCACACCTACGGGACACTTCAACGTGTACAACACCATGAAGGATATTTACTGATGAAAAGGAAATGCATGCTT
Proteins encoded in this window:
- a CDS encoding cytochrome D1 domain-containing protein, with the protein product MGLALFVGSKAQQKEELPPPPPLTKQEMERAKEIYFDRCAGCHGALRKGATGPALTPDRTRKLGTENLKTFITYGTPGGMPDWGRQGILTPEEVDLMARFIQHEPPPPPELPLGEMKKSWKVYVPPEKRPKKPEHNRNWQNFMAVILRDIGKVAIIDGDTKELVSIVDTGYAVHIARYSASGRYLYTIGRDGKVVLIDLWMKKPDKVAEVKVCYDGRSLDTSKYKGPKGDFLDKLAIIGCYWPPSFVIVDGQTLEPLKIVATSAYTYDTNEFLREARVASIVASHHDPEWVVNVKEAGQVWLVDYSNIHALKITMIEAERFLHDGGWDSSKRYFLVAANFRDTISVVDTKEKKLVKNIKVGTRPHPGRGANIDHPKYGPIWCTGHLGDNTIQCIGTDPVKHPQYAWKVVAKVEMPGEGGGNLFIKTHPKSSNLWADRALNNDPKLQRSLFVFDKNTLQLKKVIEIPPEFVGRAVHLEYNKNGDEVWVAVWGKKNEPQKQAILVYDDKTLRLKKVITGDWVATPTGHFNVYNTMKDIY